The Kribbella jejuensis region AGTCCTTCAACCGTTCGGCGTACGGGGACTCCAGACCGCGCTCGACCATCGCGTCGTGCAGCGCCTTCATCCGCTCGTAGTGGAACGTGTGGTGGTAGTACAGCTTCAGCGGCTGCCACGGCTCGCCGAGCTCCGGGTACGCGTCCTTGTCACCGGCCGCCTCGAACGCCGCGACGGTGATCTGGTGGCACATCACGTGGTCCGGATGCGGGTAGCCGCCGTTCTCGTCGTACGTCGTGACGACCTGCGGACGGAAATCGCGGATCAGCTTCACCAGCGGGGCCGCGGCGTCCTCCACCTTCAACGCCCCGAAGCAGCCCTCGGGCAGCGGCGGCAGCGGATCGCCCTCCGGGAAGCCGGAGTCCACCCAGCCCAGCCACTCCTGCCGGATGCCGAGGATCTCACGCGCCGCGTCCATCTCCTTGCGGCGGATCTCGGTGATGTTCGCCAGCACCTCCGGGCGGTCCATTTTCGGATTCAGGATCGATCCGCGTTCACCGCCGGTACAGGTCGCGACCATCACCTCGACGCCTTCGGCGACGTACCGGGCGGTCGATGCGGCTCCTTTGCTCGACTCGTCGTCCGGGTGGGCGTGCACATGCAACAACCGAAGATCTCCACTCACAGGCACAATGGTCCTCCAACCCCGTGCAAAACCCACGACCGACCCCCTGGACAACCTGTGACCGAGCAATCAACCGGGCCGACTCCGACCGGACCAGCCGCCCCGGCGCCCGACCTGAGCGCGCGGTACGGGCGCACCGGACGGTCCCGTCGGCCGCTGCTGATCGGCGTCCTGGGCGTCGTCGTCCTGGCCGGCCTGGTCTGGCTGGTGTGGGCCGCATGGGTGCAGTCGAACCCGCCGGTGCGCTCGGAGCTGCAGGGGTTCACGATCGTCTCCCCGACCAGCGCGACGGCGACCATGACGGTGGACCGGAACAAGTCGGTCGAGGCGAGCTGCCGGCTGCAGGCGAAGGCCGCCGACTTCTCGATCGTCGGCGAGGTGACGGTCACGATCGCGGCCGATTCGCCCCGGCACCAGACCGTACCGGTGACGCTGACAACGCAACGCTCGGCGACCTCGGTGGTTCTCGTCGGCTGCACGACCGCCGACCAGCACCGGCCGCGCTGACCCCAGGACAAGCTGCCACGGCAACCGATTGCCGCCGGTTGTCCGCCGAGGGCGGAAAAACAGTGGTAGCAAACGCTTTCCAGGCGTCAATGACCGGTCAGGACACCTGCGTGATCGGCGGTCTCTTGCTACGCTCGATGGATTGGTCGCCGTCGACGACGGCGGCCAGCAGCATTTTCCTGCCCATCCGACCGACACAAGGAGCAGCCCGTGACGCAGAAGATCGACGAGGACAGCGTTGTCTGGCTGACGCAGGACGGTTACGACCAGCTGAAGTCCGAGCTCGAGCACCTGAAGGGCCCTGCCCGTGCCGAGATCACCCAGCGGATCAGCGAGGCCAGGGACGAGGGCGACCTCAAGGAGAACGGCGGCTACCACGCCGCCAAGGACGAGCAGGGCAAGATGGAGGCGCGGATCCGGCAGCTGGAGGACATGCTCCGGCGGGCGCGGGTCGGCGAGACGCCGAAGGCCGGCGGCAAGATCGAGCCCGGCATGAAGGTGTCGATCAAGTTCGCCGGTGACGACGACGTCGAGACGTTCCTGCTCGGCTCCCGCGAACTGCTCGCCCTGGACGCGTCGGTCGACATCGACGTCTACTCGCCGCAGTCGCCGCTCGGCTCGGCCATCCTCGGCAAGAAGAAGGGCGACAAGGCCACCTACGAGGCCCCGAACGGCAAGCCCGTCACCGTCGAGATCGTCGCCGCGGAACCCTTCACCGGCTGATCCCACCGCAGCTTCCAGCGCCCCGGTGGACGACCACCGGGGCGCTTGCTGTTGTGGAGCCGTCCATTTCGTCAGACTTGAGCGCTGTCGACTCAACTTTATTGACAGTTGAGTCGACAGCGCTCAACTTGGCGTTTACGGTCGCGGAATGGGCATTCTCCGCCACCCCGACTTCCGCCGGCTGTGGACCGCCGACCTGCTCAGTCAGCTCGGTTCGCGGATCAGCATGGGCGCCATCCCGCTGCTCGCCGTACTCACCCTGAACGCCTCGACCCTCCAGATTTCCCTCCTCCGCACCTGCGAGACCGCCGCGTGGCTGGTCCTCGGCCTGTTCGCCGGCGCCTGGGCGGACCGGATCCGCTGCCGCCCGGTACTCGTGTACGCCGACCTGCTCCGGGCGCTGCTCTTTGCATCGATCCCGATCGCCTGGTGGTTCGGCGTACTCACGCTGACGCAGCTGTACGTCGTACTCGTACCGGCCGGCGTCCTGACCGTGCTGTTCGACGTCGCGCACAACTCGTACTTGCCGCGGATGCTCGACCGCGACCGGTTGCTCCCGGGCAACGCGAAGCTCGCCGCGAACCACTCGATCGCGGCGGTCATCGGCGCCGGGGCGAGCGGCCTGCTCGTCCAATGGCTCGGCGCCGCGCTGACGATCGGCCTCGACGCGCTGAGTTTCCTGTGGTCGGCGATCTGGCTGCGCAGCATCCGCACCCCGGAGGCCGCACCGATCCCACCGGAACGCCCCGATCTCCGCCGCGAGATCGGCGACGGTCTGCGGTACGTCGTCAAGCACCCGCTGCTGCGGCCGCTGGCCCTGAACACGATGACGACCATGCTGTTCCAATCCGCGGCCGGCGCGATCATGGTCGTCTACCTGGTCCGCGGCGTCCACCTGCAGCCGGCGACGATCGGCGTACTGAGCATGATCGGCCTGCTCGGCGCGATCGCCGCGTCGGCCGTCACCGAGAAACTCAGCACGCGGTACGGCGATGCGCGCACGCTGCTGCTCTCGTCGACCGGGATCGGCGTCGCGTTCACCGTGCAGGCGCTGACGGCGCCCGGCTGGCAGGTGAGCTGGTTCGTCGCCGCCACGCTGCTCGCGGGCTTCTGCATCATCGTCAGCTACATCCTGCAGGTCAGCACGCGGCAACGCGTGTGCCCGCCGGAGCTGCAGGGTCGGGTCAGCGCGACCATGAGCTTCCTCGGCTGGGGCGCCGCCCCTGTCGGGAGCCTGCTCGGCGGCGCACTCGGTACGGCGTTCGGCCTGCGCCCCACGTTGTGGATCGCAGGCCTCGGCACGTTGGCCGGAAACGCCGTCCTCTACCTGTCGCCGCTCCGCACGACACGCACGATCCCGGCCGCAGCGCCGAGCGCCACGCACTGACTTGGAGGGTTGCCGATCGAGAATTCGAGAGCGGGCAACCCTCCGGGCGTACGGGCATCCCGGGCGGATGCTGGTGCTCAGTCCGAGGTGATCTGAGCGGTGCCGACCAGCACCTCCACGTCGAGGGCGGCGCGGCCGCGGCCGATTTCGACGTCCTTGGACTGGCCGGAGACGGCGCCCGACCAGGTGACGCGGCCGAGCTGGGCCTCGGTGTGGACGTGGACGTCGGAGCCGCGGCGGAGCGCGACCTTCGCCGTACCGGACTCGACGCGGACGCGGGACCGGCCCTTGGTGATCTGGGCGTCCAGGTCGGCCGAACCCGCCTGCACGAGGACGTCGATCGGCCCGTCGACGTCGGTCACCTTCGCCATCCCGGCGGTGACCC contains the following coding sequences:
- the greA gene encoding transcription elongation factor GreA — translated: MTQKIDEDSVVWLTQDGYDQLKSELEHLKGPARAEITQRISEARDEGDLKENGGYHAAKDEQGKMEARIRQLEDMLRRARVGETPKAGGKIEPGMKVSIKFAGDDDVETFLLGSRELLALDASVDIDVYSPQSPLGSAILGKKKGDKATYEAPNGKPVTVEIVAAEPFTG
- a CDS encoding DUF4307 domain-containing protein — translated: MTEQSTGPTPTGPAAPAPDLSARYGRTGRSRRPLLIGVLGVVVLAGLVWLVWAAWVQSNPPVRSELQGFTIVSPTSATATMTVDRNKSVEASCRLQAKAADFSIVGEVTVTIAADSPRHQTVPVTLTTQRSATSVVLVGCTTADQHRPR
- a CDS encoding MFS transporter — translated: MGILRHPDFRRLWTADLLSQLGSRISMGAIPLLAVLTLNASTLQISLLRTCETAAWLVLGLFAGAWADRIRCRPVLVYADLLRALLFASIPIAWWFGVLTLTQLYVVLVPAGVLTVLFDVAHNSYLPRMLDRDRLLPGNAKLAANHSIAAVIGAGASGLLVQWLGAALTIGLDALSFLWSAIWLRSIRTPEAAPIPPERPDLRREIGDGLRYVVKHPLLRPLALNTMTTMLFQSAAGAIMVVYLVRGVHLQPATIGVLSMIGLLGAIAASAVTEKLSTRYGDARTLLLSSTGIGVAFTVQALTAPGWQVSWFVAATLLAGFCIIVSYILQVSTRQRVCPPELQGRVSATMSFLGWGAAPVGSLLGGALGTAFGLRPTLWIAGLGTLAGNAVLYLSPLRTTRTIPAAAPSATH
- the mca gene encoding mycothiol conjugate amidase Mca, producing the protein MSGDLRLLHVHAHPDDESSKGAASTARYVAEGVEVMVATCTGGERGSILNPKMDRPEVLANITEIRRKEMDAAREILGIRQEWLGWVDSGFPEGDPLPPLPEGCFGALKVEDAAAPLVKLIRDFRPQVVTTYDENGGYPHPDHVMCHQITVAAFEAAGDKDAYPELGEPWQPLKLYYHHTFHYERMKALHDAMVERGLESPYAERLKDWKPDPENERRITTRVECAEYFAVRDKALLAHATQIDPDGAWFAVPLEVHQAAWPTEDYELARSVVESELPENDLFAGLR